CTTCGGCTGACCGACAAGCTCTATGTCGCCATCGGCGTGAATCCGGACAAGAAAACTTATTTCTCGCTCACCGAGCGCCTCGAGCTCATCCGGGCTGTGCTGTCGTCAAAGCTCACGCCGGCCGACTACGCCCGCATCGAGGTGGTTTCGTATGAAAGCGAGCTGCTGGTGAACTTTGCCGGCAGGGTAGGGGCGACCCACATCATCCGCGGCATCCGGAACAGCAACGACTTTCACTACGAATTCGGTATCAACCAATTTAATCGAACGATTGACCCGAGAATCGAGACCATATTCCTCATCACGCCTGACCGCCTGGCGCAGACGAGCTCGTCGTTCGTCAAGGGTCTGGTGGGCGTCGGAGACTGGGAAACCTTGCTGACAAGGATGGCCCACCCGGCGGTCATCGCTGCCTTCAAGGCCAAGAGGGCCGCGACCGCCTGAGCCGGCGGGCCCGCAGCGCCGTCTAGCCCTTGAGCCAGCCCGCCAAGGCAACAAGGGCTGCGCCGAGACTCGCCCCCAGGCCAACGACCGCCCAGGGGAACCAAGGCCGCTGGTCGATTGCATTGCGGGAACGTTGGTGTTCGCAGAAGACCCGCCAGCTTTCCGCGCGGTAGGCTTCCATCTGCTCCTCGAAGGACGGCATCGGTGGAATCGGGTCTTTACGTCGCATGCGCATATCGTAGCGAAGCTTCGGCGAATTGGAAGGAGCCATCTCGAGGCCCGACCCGCGGGCCGGTGCGGGTCCAGCCAAGGTGTTGGCCAGCTTAGCGGATGCGCGTGGGCTGCTAGTCATAGCTTACAACTGGGCTGACGGCGGCGAAATTGCAAGCCAAAGCTGACATTTTTGAGAGGGCGTCCAGCCCTCGTGCTCTCGCTAGACGGTTGCAGGACAACCTCACAGGAGAAGTTTTTTGAACGCAAACGACACCGCCGCGGAAGCCCCCTATCGGCTCGACGAAATCGAGGGCATCCTGCGGGAGGCAGGCCTTCCGTACAGCCGAATCGGCAACCACCTGCGCGCCGAGCTCTATGCCTTGGACGCCTTCTACGGCATCGCGTACATTGTGGCTGCCGAGGAGGTGTTTTCCTTTGCTGGCAGCCAGGGGGAGGTCGAATACGCACGCAGCCAGCTCTGGGAGCACGTGTGCGGCAAGGACCATTTCGAGTACAGCCCGAAGAAGAACCTGTACCTGTTCGTCGTCGGGCCGTCGGAACTCATCGACCAACCGGAGTACCTGGTGGCGCGGGCCCACATCGTCAACGACGACCGGAACTACGCCATGAAGCGGGTGGTCACGCCTGCGCAGGCACAGCTTTTGCTGCAAAACCCCTTTCAGCCCTTGGTCGGCGCCGCCCGTGCGGCAGAACGGCCGGAATTGCACCTGGTGCGGGAGCCGTACGAACAGCTGGGGACGACGCCCGAACAGCTCGAGGCGTCGGCCGGCCTCACGGTTGGGCCCATCCTAGATTACCGCGAGGCGGAGCGTCGGTACGACAGCCCGGCCCTCGTGTCCCGAGGCGACGAGTTCACGGACGAGGTCTGGGACCACGTGGAGGTCATCTTCCGGCGCCTTATGGGCCTGGATTACGGGCTGAGGCGCACGGTGCTGGGACTCTGCGTCACCCATCGTGGCAACCCGCACGGCGCGTTCATGTGGCAAGCGAGCAGGGGAGAGCGCATGGCGTTCGCCTTCGCCCAATTCCTGGCTGAAGCCGCAAAGGACGTGAAGCCTGGTCTTTGCCTGGGCGTGCACGACGTTCTCGCGGCGTTCGATACATTGCGGCAGCTCGTCGCGCTCGACTTGCTGCGTGACTTTGCCGTCGCTACTGGCGCCAGCATCCAGCTCAGGTCCGCCAAACAGGACTTCAAGCGCCTCGCCGAGGCAAAGTTCAACTTGCTCAAGGCCCTGCCGGCCTGACCGAATGATTTACCGCCCGCTTCCTCTCGAGGAGGCGGGCTTTTTCGATTCGGGAAGGACGGCCCGCAAGCTGGTCAGGGCGGTGGCTTTTTCGCGAACGCGTCGTACGCAAGCACGGCACGGCGCATGTACGGCCATCGCTCGACCATTCGTTCCTTGCCGTCCTTGGGGCAAATTTCGTCGTCAGCGTAGGCCTCGAGTTCCTTTTGGATGCGAGCGGCGGTACCCGTCGCCCCTTTTGCGTGGCCGAAGGCGCACCTGGCGCCCCTTGGGCTGGAATTCCAGATGCGTGCGAGGATGAACGCCTCCCGCACGTCGTGTTTGCCGTCGGTCACCACCAGCCGATAGGCCGAGGCCCATTCGTTGTTTGCAAAATCCCGCATGATGCGGAACTGCACGTCCTCGCGACGCAGTGCCTCGCGCATGCCGTGCCGAAACACCTGCCAGTCCTTTGGACTCAACGTGCTCCGGAAATAGTCCCTGCAGTACTTCTTGCCGGCAAATCTTGGGTGTTCATCGTGCTGGAACGCTGCACCCGCGAGGTCCGTCTTGACTTCGGTGAGGGGCGACGTGCAGTGGCCGCCGCTGGCATAGAGCCTGTCGAAGTTGACGCCCTTGAGCTTGAAGAATTCATTCTTGTTCGCAGCCGGCACGACGTCCGGATGGTTTTTCTCAAGGTACCCCATGAGCTTTTCCAAGCCGCCCGAGTCCTGGTGCATGACGCCAATGCCGCCCTTGGAATAGCTCATGAGGTGCTTGCCGTCCCCGGTGCTCTCGACCGCCTCCCAGTTTCTCCGCGCTGGGTCTTTCGGGAGGCCTGTCGTCGGCGAAACGCCCCATTCGGCGACCGCCAGGGCGAGGGGAATGAGCGACAGATTGGCGATTGCGGTCGCGTCTGTCGGATTCGTCTCGTAGGCCTCGACCAGCGTCTTGATGAAGTCGGCCTGCAGCAACTCCCCGCTGATGTTGTCATCAGCCGTGGTGCTCCATTTGCCCTGGGCAAGGAAGGCGCGCATAGCCTCCTCCGAGGGACCGCGGGGCGCCGTCGGTGCCGGCTGGGCCGTCGCAAGAGCTGCGGACGCCACAAGCGCTAGGCATCCGGCGGCCCGATGAAATGGCATCACGGTTCCGAACAAATGCATCGAGCTTCTCCTCGCTGTGGCGGGCACCCTCCTGCCCCGAGGTTCCAGCGTAAGGGATTCAGCCCGCGATTGGAAGGCCGCTTGTGTGGTCCTTAAGCGGGCTCAGCGACTTGGGCCGGCGGGACGGAAGTGGAGTCCAGCCAAACACCGCGGCTGCGAAGTACCGGCCCCCATTCGTCCCAGGGAAAATACGCGCTGGGGTGGCGGACGAAAAAGAGCTCCAGCTCCCGTCCCCCGTGCACGAGCCGCATGTGCAGCGGGCGGGTGTCGACAATCGCAGGTAGGCGCTCCTGCACGAGTATCTGCACGTCAGGCATTGCGCGAAGCGCGGCAATCTTCTTTGGCTCTGTGCCATAGACGATGCAACGCTCAGCCTCTAGCGCGGCCGCCACTGGAAAAAACTGGTTCCAGCCGGCCACGAAGTCCTCGTCCTTCGGCCGATGCGTGCGGGAATTCAGCAGCCGTGGCACCAAGTTGAGGTAGGCGACCTCGGACCACAGCCTCTGCCGCTCCGCGGCGGAGGGCCGTGTCTTCAGGAACACGGCTCGCTCGAAATTCGCGAGGAATGCGCGCTTGCGGCTGCCCTTTGGAAAGCTGTCCGACAGGCCCATCCTCAGGTGCCGCCAGCGCATGCTGTCAACGACCGAAATTTTCTCGCGGTTCCTCTCGTACTCCTCAGCCGAGCCCCAGACATAGAGGCTTTCGCCCAGCACGATGGTCCTTTTGGCGGACGTTCGGAAGGCCGAGCCTACCCAAGGCAGCAAAGGAAGGCGCAACGCCTCGAAGGCCGTGTCGAACGACCTGTCCAAAAATCCCCTGTACTTGTCTTCGCCTTCTTCCATGGTGCCTCTGTTCAACGTTCTGTCGAAGTTATCACGCTGCTTGCGCGAACCCGGCCGCCTGCTGCGCCAGGCGCCGCTTCAGCCATGCCTTCTGCGACAAAATGCCGAGCCCGGCGAGCGGGACGTGCACGTCGCCAAACCTCGTGGACAGGAATCTCATCAAGTCATCTCGGTAGGCCCGCCCCGCGAGGACGACGCAGGCCTCTCCTCGGAGGCTGGCCGATT
The genomic region above belongs to Variovorax sp. PBL-E5 and contains:
- the coaD gene encoding pantetheine-phosphate adenylyltransferase, which gives rise to MTRIAVYAGTFDPLTKGHLWVIREALRLTDKLYVAIGVNPDKKTYFSLTERLELIRAVLSSKLTPADYARIEVVSYESELLVNFAGRVGATHIIRGIRNSNDFHYEFGINQFNRTIDPRIETIFLITPDRLAQTSSSFVKGLVGVGDWETLLTRMAHPAVIAAFKAKRAATA